One window of the Candidatus Saccharibacteria bacterium genome contains the following:
- a CDS encoding prepilin-type N-terminal cleavage/methylation domain-containing protein: MYWFRKPASSKGGYTLVELLLYVAIFSLIIGTILAVATSAADQKIKNQITQEVDYQGQLVLTNITQAIRNAAAVNSPTTGNAASLLSLSTAIAANNPTVYDLVQDQSVNKIRLRQGANTTSLLTSSRVTASKLLFTNRTITGGKDSIDITFTLTYYNPANKPQLQYQKNFYGTTTLR; the protein is encoded by the coding sequence ATGTATTGGTTTAGAAAACCAGCTTCCAGCAAAGGGGGGTATACCTTAGTAGAGTTATTGCTATATGTCGCTATTTTTTCATTAATTATTGGAACTATTCTGGCAGTAGCTACCTCAGCGGCCGACCAGAAAATAAAAAATCAGATTACTCAGGAGGTTGATTACCAGGGTCAGCTAGTATTAACCAATATCACACAGGCTATTCGTAATGCCGCTGCAGTTAATTCACCAACCACTGGCAACGCAGCCTCCTTGTTGTCTCTCAGTACTGCTATAGCTGCCAATAATCCAACTGTTTATGATTTAGTCCAAGACCAGAGTGTAAACAAGATCCGGCTTCGTCAGGGTGCCAACACAACCAGCTTGCTTACCAGCTCGCGTGTGACAGCTAGTAAGTTATTGTTCACTAATCGCACCATAACGGGCGGCAAAGACTCGATCGATATAACTTTTACTCTAACTTACTATAATCCCGCAAATAAACCCCAGCTGCAATACCAAAAGAACTTTTATGGGACAACTACACTACGATGA
- a CDS encoding FtsX-like permease family protein, with product MNFISRGIRNAFRNSIRTISIVLILSLSIGLAIIMVLARQAVQAKIDSVKGSIGNIITVSPAGARGVEGGGEPLTNDQINQVKSTDHVGSVTTALVDRLNSTDTNLQSAVEAGSFGRRQNHSESGNQEGGNIPPTVIAVGTSNPSSLQTFGGGTVSIVSGQTIDGGSNNNIALVGQGLASKNNLRVGSTFQAYGSPVAVSGIFTSGNRFSDNLIIMPVATEQRLSNQVNAITSAVVQVDSISNMQATVTAIQAKLGSAADVVSQQDTSSQALAPLESIKSVTFIGLVGSVVTGAIIIFLTMLMIVRERRREIGVTKAIGATNRKIVAQFIVEAVTLTLLAMVIGLGLGIIGSNPVTKTLVTSGATNNVQQAGSGLGTEQAGGTHAAGGIRGAAQNANTAIRNIQVAIGWNVLSYAVLAALLIAILGSAVPAWLIAKVRPAEVMRTE from the coding sequence ATGAATTTTATTTCTCGTGGTATTCGCAACGCCTTTCGAAACTCCATACGCACAATTTCGATTGTACTCATATTGAGCCTTAGTATTGGCCTGGCAATTATTATGGTACTCGCTCGCCAAGCAGTACAGGCCAAGATTGATTCGGTTAAGGGCTCAATTGGTAATATTATTACTGTTTCTCCAGCGGGCGCTCGTGGCGTCGAGGGTGGAGGGGAACCGCTTACGAACGATCAGATCAACCAAGTAAAGAGCACTGACCATGTTGGTAGTGTAACAACAGCGCTGGTTGATCGTCTGAACTCAACCGATACTAACTTACAATCGGCAGTCGAGGCTGGCAGCTTTGGCCGGCGCCAGAATCATAGTGAATCTGGCAACCAGGAGGGGGGCAATATTCCACCAACAGTTATCGCGGTGGGGACTAGCAATCCGAGCTCACTCCAGACTTTTGGTGGCGGTACAGTCAGTATAGTAAGCGGCCAAACCATCGATGGCGGTAGTAACAACAATATCGCCCTGGTAGGGCAAGGGCTTGCCAGCAAGAACAACTTGAGGGTTGGTTCGACATTTCAAGCCTATGGCAGCCCTGTAGCCGTCTCTGGTATATTCACCTCGGGTAATAGATTCTCAGACAATCTCATAATAATGCCGGTGGCTACTGAGCAGCGCTTATCTAATCAGGTTAACGCAATCACAAGCGCTGTTGTGCAAGTAGATTCAATATCTAATATGCAGGCCACCGTCACCGCTATTCAGGCCAAGTTAGGAAGTGCCGCTGATGTAGTAAGCCAACAAGATACCTCTAGTCAGGCATTAGCACCGCTCGAAAGCATTAAGAGTGTTACATTCATTGGTTTAGTGGGGTCTGTGGTTACTGGAGCGATAATTATCTTTTTAACCATGCTTATGATTGTGCGCGAACGCCGGCGCGAAATCGGAGTAACCAAGGCCATTGGTGCCACTAATCGAAAAATTGTTGCTCAATTTATTGTGGAGGCTGTAACCCTTACATTGCTAGCCATGGTAATTGGCCTTGGCCTTGGCATAATCGGCAGCAATCCTGTTACCAAAACGTTAGTTACTAGCGGTGCCACAAATAACGTCCAACAAGCTGGATCAGGTTTGGGCACAGAACAAGCTGGTGGCACGCATGCTGCTGGCGGCATTCGAGGGGCTGCTCAAAATGCTAACACAGCAATCCGGAACATTCAGGTTGCCATAGGCTGGAATGTGTTGAGCTATGCCGTATTGGCGGCGCTATTGATTGCGATTTTGGGTAGCGCAGTGCCAGCTTGGTTGATTGCCAAGGTAAGGCCGGCAGAAGTAATGAGGACAGAGTAA
- the rplK gene encoding 50S ribosomal protein L11 — MAETKKIHAKVKMVIMGGTATPAPPVGSSLGQHGVNMMDFINPFNEATQDRKGKPTPVLVTIYEDKSMTFVIKGTPTAELIRQAVGIKKGSGVPNKDKVATLSQAKLEEIAKEKIDDLNANDVEAAKKVIAGTARSMGVEVETK, encoded by the coding sequence ATGGCAGAAACTAAAAAAATCCACGCAAAAGTAAAAATGGTTATTATGGGAGGCACAGCTACTCCAGCCCCACCAGTTGGCTCATCTTTGGGTCAACATGGCGTTAATATGATGGACTTTATTAATCCATTCAATGAGGCCACTCAAGACCGCAAGGGCAAACCAACGCCTGTTCTGGTGACTATCTACGAAGACAAGAGCATGACTTTTGTGATTAAGGGCACGCCGACGGCAGAGCTAATTCGCCAGGCAGTTGGTATAAAAAAAGGCTCGGGTGTGCCCAACAAAGACAAGGTAGCCACCCTAAGCCAAGCTAAGCTCGAAGAGATAGCTAAAGAAAAGATAGATGATCTAAACGCCAACGATGTTGAGGCTGCCAAGAAAGTAATTGCTGGTACGGCTCGCAGCATGGGCGTAGAGGTAGAAACCAAGTAG
- a CDS encoding ABC transporter ATP-binding protein, producing MLKVTNLGKTFNDQGSLVTALNKVNLSVGNGDFVSIVGASGSGKSTLLALLGALERPSDGRIEMDGTDITKLVDRKLIDYRCRKIGFVFQNYNLIPNLTAIENVMLPMEFCGVNKPQRKQRAIELLDQVDLGSNKHHRKPGRLSGGEQQRVAIARALANKPAMVLADEPTGNLDSKTGKMVFDLLHSLSRQFKTTVIVVTHDLAIAGKTDKKFTIEDGKLSGR from the coding sequence ATGCTAAAAGTAACTAATTTAGGAAAGACATTTAACGATCAGGGTAGCTTGGTAACTGCGCTTAACAAAGTTAACCTCTCGGTTGGTAATGGTGACTTTGTTTCGATTGTGGGCGCAAGTGGCAGCGGCAAGAGCACGCTCCTGGCACTTTTGGGTGCGCTGGAACGACCGAGTGATGGTCGAATTGAAATGGATGGCACCGACATTACCAAACTAGTTGATCGCAAGCTAATTGACTATCGCTGTCGCAAGATTGGTTTTGTATTTCAAAACTACAACCTAATTCCAAATTTAACAGCTATCGAAAATGTAATGTTGCCTATGGAGTTCTGTGGTGTCAATAAACCGCAACGCAAGCAACGAGCCATCGAGTTGCTTGACCAAGTTGATCTGGGTAGCAATAAACATCACCGCAAGCCTGGCCGTCTATCGGGCGGGGAACAGCAAAGGGTGGCTATTGCCCGAGCCTTGGCCAATAAGCCAGCTATGGTGCTGGCTGACGAACCAACCGGCAATCTTGATAGCAAAACTGGCAAAATGGTGTTTGATCTGCTACACAGTCTGAGTCGTCAGTTTAAGACAACGGTTATTGTGGTTACCCATGATTTAGCGATTGCTGGTAAGACTGACAAAAAATTCACTATCGAGGACGGCAAGCTGTCGGGTAGATAA
- the secE gene encoding preprotein translocase subunit SecE, with the protein MNRITNYIQASIEELKKVVWPTRKQALWLAAIVVVAALVVGVYLSGLDVAFKAILQKLLIGKSA; encoded by the coding sequence ATGAATCGTATTACAAACTACATTCAGGCTTCGATCGAGGAGCTCAAAAAGGTTGTCTGGCCAACCCGCAAACAAGCGCTGTGGTTAGCAGCAATTGTGGTTGTTGCAGCCCTGGTAGTTGGTGTTTATCTGAGCGGTCTAGATGTAGCCTTCAAAGCAATCTTACAAAAACTCCTTATAGGAAAAAGCGCATGA
- a CDS encoding FtsX-like permease family protein encodes MIARLQVAFFLAVRSIFRGNTWLSIMTMAMMILVYINLVFTPSLLQGVIDTANTKLVDTLTSNITVESSKTGELITNVQSLVDQINKIDGVRSATAARTASAQIEFGSEQGTAEISGVQVPSFRQVYTVPGYMIEGSFLQPGDRDQIVLGAQIAGAGKTKLELYSDSLKSARAGDTVTVSYANGVKKNYTVKGIYQTEFIQADLKALISDAEFDSIQPGSFDRASAINIKTKPGASDQSVISQVATLRSDLQFRTWQERAGFVKSYTSSLEVVNRILRVVALVVGGLTIFIITYVDVVNKRRQIGIERAIGISSTTIVSSYILRGLFYTILGSFLGVLAFMFIAVPLEKRYPFNFPLGDVYLALNYGFLLTNVLILVGVSIVSAMVPSWRAVRIRIVDAIWGN; translated from the coding sequence ATGATAGCTAGGCTACAAGTAGCGTTTTTCTTGGCTGTAAGATCAATCTTTAGGGGCAATACTTGGTTGTCGATTATGACGATGGCCATGATGATTTTAGTTTATATTAATCTAGTTTTTACGCCATCACTGCTTCAGGGTGTAATTGACACGGCCAATACTAAACTCGTAGACACTCTTACGAGCAACATTACGGTAGAGTCGAGCAAAACTGGTGAGCTAATAACAAACGTCCAATCGCTTGTTGACCAGATTAACAAGATAGACGGGGTAAGGTCTGCTACGGCCGCCAGGACTGCCAGTGCCCAGATAGAGTTTGGCAGTGAGCAAGGCACGGCCGAAATTTCTGGTGTACAGGTGCCTAGTTTTCGCCAAGTCTATACCGTGCCTGGTTATATGATAGAGGGTTCATTCTTGCAGCCGGGCGATCGTGATCAGATTGTACTCGGTGCGCAAATTGCAGGCGCGGGTAAAACTAAGCTCGAGCTGTACAGTGATAGTTTAAAGAGTGCCCGAGCCGGCGACACCGTAACCGTGAGTTATGCGAATGGCGTTAAGAAAAACTACACTGTAAAAGGCATATACCAGACAGAATTTATTCAAGCTGACTTGAAGGCTCTAATTTCAGATGCTGAATTCGACTCTATTCAGCCAGGTAGTTTTGACAGGGCTAGTGCTATAAACATTAAAACCAAACCAGGCGCCAGTGATCAGTCGGTAATTAGCCAGGTTGCGACTTTGCGCTCAGATCTGCAGTTTAGAACCTGGCAAGAAAGAGCTGGCTTTGTTAAAAGCTACACCAGCTCGTTGGAAGTCGTTAATAGAATCCTGCGCGTAGTGGCGTTGGTGGTAGGGGGATTGACAATTTTTATTATCACCTATGTTGATGTCGTGAACAAAAGACGCCAAATTGGAATTGAGCGTGCTATCGGTATAAGCTCTACCACCATTGTATCGAGCTATATCTTACGCGGATTGTTTTACACGATCTTAGGCAGCTTTTTGGGCGTTTTGGCGTTTATGTTTATAGCAGTGCCGCTCGAAAAACGATATCCATTCAATTTTCCGCTGGGCGATGTTTACCTAGCTCTTAACTATGGCTTTTTACTAACGAATGTGCTAATTTTGGTTGGCGTTAGCATTGTGTCGGCTATGGTGCCTTCCTGGCGAGCAGTTAGAATTAGAATCGTCGATGCAATCTGGGGCAATTAA
- a CDS encoding prepilin-type N-terminal cleavage/methylation domain-containing protein produces the protein MFKSFKSIKKHQGFTLIEVLLVVAIIAILAGIVILAVNPAKQLADTRNAQRRSDVNTLINAIYQYSIDNNGNVPSSITIAGGNACITPGGTCTGLVDLSVLTDNGKYLVKIPRDPSSNNANDSKYLVVKDSNNRITVSAPDAEQGATISVTR, from the coding sequence ATGTTCAAATCATTCAAATCAATTAAAAAACACCAAGGCTTCACCTTGATCGAAGTTTTGCTGGTGGTGGCAATTATTGCAATTCTGGCCGGAATTGTAATCTTGGCCGTTAACCCGGCCAAACAGTTGGCCGACACTCGTAACGCCCAGCGTCGTAGCGACGTTAACACACTAATTAATGCTATCTATCAATACTCGATTGATAACAACGGCAATGTTCCATCGAGCATTACAATTGCTGGCGGCAACGCCTGTATTACTCCAGGCGGTACTTGCACAGGTCTTGTTGACTTGAGCGTACTAACCGACAACGGTAAGTATTTGGTCAAAATCCCACGCGACCCTAGCTCAAACAATGCTAATGATTCAAAGTATCTTGTTGTAAAAGACTCCAACAATCGGATTACTGTCTCGGCTCCAGATGCCGAACAGGGTGCAACGATCTCGGTAACCCGATAG
- a CDS encoding glycosyltransferase — protein sequence MIKTWQQILLAIVKTSQPLRWLGTALVFFTGYLFASGTLNWSLVIGTIYFMLPYNLLISGPGGDPSDEKESAAGSSTSIWRQRWWQLAALINLPFLAYFFVIGDWPVRLIMSGLIILSLAFNLKPLRLKAVAVADSVVFSIVGCAGPAVFGLVLGRSSNFYLPALIALLSWGIGSYAFGTIRGIKSNRRARVHSTASTLGIRKTVSLCILLYLFTAMLVAIFYPPTGILAGGMLALYALNASFFRKYRSDVHATQFVRGWNNIQWLNVMVGAGLGLILLFNTDPFGLRGSYAQIYGVFLIAIFGIQTLLIIQNLLGFKRPRSGRLQDWPKVSLLVHTYNQADNISSTLLAALGQNYPDVEIIYGDLGSTDNTLKIVKGYQDPRLRIVDISPTKAGWTVNAWASQQLLDRSNGDIVVLISADTILLPSTISTIVALVENQHLDLLSLLPADQNKTLAQQIILSQNHFLLLGAYPAYMVTKHWPKFSPAYGGLMAFSKAKIAKLDGFRTVHNSPLEDFELAASAREHGLKTGFYIGSDVATSQNHAALNLILSQNSRRFYPTLHFSTPLTLAMSIGSFVIFLLPVLVAIGMFANGIYDGLPIILIAIGYSFANRLIVAISTRQSIFSTLLYPLGCSIVIVQMIGSMLSYELFRPRWQNRRQAF from the coding sequence GTGATTAAAACTTGGCAACAAATCTTATTGGCCATAGTCAAGACAAGCCAGCCATTACGCTGGCTCGGTACTGCTTTAGTGTTTTTCACCGGCTATCTGTTTGCAAGCGGTACATTAAACTGGTCGCTGGTAATTGGCACCATTTATTTTATGTTGCCCTACAATCTGCTCATAAGCGGCCCCGGTGGCGACCCTTCAGATGAAAAAGAAAGCGCTGCCGGCTCAAGCACCAGTATATGGCGACAACGCTGGTGGCAACTGGCAGCTCTAATTAATCTACCATTTTTAGCGTATTTCTTTGTGATTGGCGATTGGCCTGTAAGATTAATAATGTCTGGGCTGATAATCCTAAGCTTGGCCTTTAATCTAAAGCCGCTCCGCTTAAAAGCGGTAGCAGTTGCTGATAGCGTGGTATTTAGCATAGTAGGCTGCGCCGGCCCAGCAGTTTTTGGTCTGGTGCTGGGGAGGTCTAGCAATTTTTACCTGCCAGCGCTGATAGCCCTGCTTAGCTGGGGCATTGGCAGCTATGCTTTCGGCACTATTCGAGGCATCAAATCAAATCGCCGAGCACGGGTTCACTCAACTGCCTCGACCCTTGGTATTCGCAAGACAGTTAGCTTGTGCATTCTACTTTATCTATTTACCGCCATGCTGGTTGCCATATTTTATCCCCCTACTGGCATACTAGCAGGAGGAATGTTGGCTCTTTACGCACTTAATGCCAGCTTTTTTAGAAAATACCGGTCAGATGTTCACGCCACTCAATTCGTTAGGGGCTGGAATAACATTCAGTGGCTCAACGTAATGGTTGGAGCCGGCTTAGGATTAATCTTACTATTTAATACCGATCCGTTTGGACTCAGGGGTAGCTATGCACAAATCTATGGTGTGTTTCTGATAGCCATATTTGGCATCCAAACCCTTTTAATCATACAAAATCTACTGGGCTTTAAAAGGCCTCGGTCTGGGCGGCTACAAGACTGGCCCAAGGTCAGCCTACTCGTTCATACCTATAATCAGGCCGACAACATATCTTCTACTCTACTAGCAGCCTTGGGCCAGAACTACCCCGATGTCGAGATTATATATGGAGACCTGGGTTCAACAGATAATACTCTAAAAATTGTTAAGGGGTACCAGGATCCAAGACTCAGAATAGTTGACATATCGCCAACCAAAGCCGGCTGGACAGTAAATGCCTGGGCCTCGCAACAACTGCTAGACCGTTCTAATGGTGATATAGTTGTTCTGATTAGTGCCGACACAATACTGCTGCCAAGCACGATCTCAACGATTGTGGCACTAGTAGAAAACCAACACCTCGACCTACTGTCTCTGCTGCCAGCCGATCAGAATAAGACCCTAGCACAGCAGATAATATTAAGCCAAAATCATTTTTTGTTACTCGGTGCTTATCCAGCCTATATGGTAACTAAGCATTGGCCCAAATTTTCACCGGCCTATGGAGGGCTTATGGCTTTTAGCAAAGCTAAAATTGCTAAGCTAGATGGCTTTCGCACAGTTCACAACAGCCCGCTCGAAGACTTCGAGTTGGCTGCCAGTGCTCGGGAGCACGGCCTAAAAACAGGATTTTACATTGGCAGTGACGTTGCCACCAGCCAGAATCATGCTGCTTTAAATCTTATACTGTCACAAAACAGCCGGCGATTTTATCCGACACTCCATTTTTCCACACCATTAACGTTGGCCATGAGCATTGGTAGTTTTGTGATTTTTTTACTACCGGTACTGGTGGCAATTGGTATGTTTGCAAACGGGATCTACGACGGGCTACCAATAATCTTAATAGCAATAGGATACAGTTTTGCAAACCGGCTAATTGTAGCCATAAGTACTCGCCAGAGCATTTTTTCTACACTTCTATATCCATTGGGCTGCTCCATTGTGATAGTTCAAATGATTGGCTCAATGCTTAGCTACGAGCTGTTTAGGCCCCGCTGGCAGAATCGGCGACAGGCTTTCTAA
- a CDS encoding PAS domain-containing protein, with product MATKNKSRRIGWPLVIGLVVGSVIALVGWMAETALVLLLGAGLFLIFATSLATYWIMESKNEALSFRQSLPARPDTPSSGSQNARMRTLVNSLAEAIIAVDPRGLITMYNSAALELIDSHADILGESLQEVLPLSRDGSPVNIWPPVVSTSGIVVRDDLILQRKTGTINVYIAATPIIDQGQTTGAIVLARDVSQQKSLESQKDEFLSIVSHELRTPVATVEADVSTVLTPGFTKLPEAALKLLNDAHQNILYLSGLLQDISDLSHSQRLVLDTELRRINASSLVNRLVGDFTDRAKNKGLSLKTYFEDNLPEVTTSEQRLEEIMINFLTNAIKYSAPKGKEILITARKSKLLLGGLRLCVVDQGLGISDGDQRRLFKKFYRANTAEVQQISGTGMGLYIVARQAKQIGARLGFRSAVGKGSAFSIDLPPAVPPEKVMKAS from the coding sequence GTGGCCACTAAAAATAAATCCCGTCGAATTGGTTGGCCACTTGTAATTGGCCTGGTAGTTGGGTCGGTTATTGCTCTTGTTGGTTGGATGGCTGAGACGGCACTAGTTTTGTTACTCGGCGCCGGGCTGTTTTTAATCTTTGCCACTAGTTTGGCAACCTATTGGATAATGGAATCCAAAAACGAAGCTTTGAGCTTTCGCCAGAGCCTGCCAGCTCGTCCGGACACACCAAGTAGCGGTAGCCAGAATGCTCGTATGCGCACCTTGGTAAATAGTTTGGCAGAAGCTATTATTGCTGTTGATCCTAGGGGGCTTATTACCATGTACAACTCGGCGGCACTAGAACTCATAGACAGCCATGCAGACATACTAGGGGAGAGCCTGCAGGAGGTGCTACCGCTTAGCAGAGATGGCTCGCCGGTGAACATTTGGCCACCAGTGGTTAGCACCAGCGGCATAGTGGTTCGTGATGATTTAATCCTGCAGCGCAAGACCGGGACCATAAACGTTTACATAGCTGCCACCCCTATAATTGATCAGGGTCAGACAACTGGAGCGATTGTATTGGCTCGCGATGTTAGCCAGCAAAAATCACTCGAGAGCCAAAAAGACGAATTCCTTTCGATCGTATCGCACGAGCTTCGAACGCCTGTTGCTACGGTTGAGGCCGATGTTTCAACCGTACTAACCCCGGGCTTTACCAAGTTGCCCGAAGCCGCCCTCAAACTTTTAAACGATGCTCATCAGAACATTCTCTATTTGTCGGGGCTCTTGCAAGACATCTCGGATCTTTCGCACTCGCAACGGCTGGTGCTTGATACGGAGCTTAGAAGAATAAATGCGAGCAGTCTTGTTAACCGGTTGGTAGGTGATTTTACCGATCGAGCCAAGAACAAAGGACTAAGCCTAAAAACCTACTTTGAAGATAATCTACCTGAAGTGACAACTTCCGAACAGCGACTTGAAGAAATTATGATCAACTTTCTAACGAATGCCATAAAATACAGCGCCCCCAAAGGCAAGGAGATTCTCATAACAGCCCGTAAGTCAAAGCTATTGCTGGGTGGCCTTAGGCTATGCGTAGTTGATCAAGGCCTGGGCATAAGCGACGGCGATCAGCGGCGGTTGTTTAAGAAATTCTACCGAGCCAACACCGCCGAAGTCCAGCAGATTTCTGGAACCGGCATGGGGCTTTATATTGTTGCCCGGCAAGCAAAACAAATTGGTGCCAGACTAGGTTTTCGTAGTGCGGTAGGCAAAGGCAGTGCGTTTTCAATTGATTTGCCCCCAGCCGTACCGCCCGAAAAGGTTATGAAAGCCAGTTAG
- a CDS encoding ABC transporter ATP-binding protein — translation MLQLQKVSKIYNLGEVNVTALRGVSLEIHAGEMVCIMGKSGSGKSTLLRMMGLIDQPTAGTVSLDGINVGRLPESKRSRIRLGQFGYVFQEYALLPELTALENVFLPARALGRYNKDYKDRAITLMDAVDMLARRDHRPKQLSGGEQQRIAIARALINKPEIVFADEPTANLDSASSWKVMQTLYWLNREYSTTVVFVSHDPDDVFYANRVVRLADGQVMRVDTR, via the coding sequence ATGCTGCAGCTGCAAAAAGTCAGCAAGATTTACAATTTAGGCGAGGTTAACGTCACGGCCTTGCGCGGGGTTAGCTTAGAGATACACGCCGGAGAAATGGTTTGTATAATGGGCAAGTCTGGTTCTGGCAAGAGCACCTTATTGCGCATGATGGGGTTGATTGACCAGCCGACCGCCGGAACGGTTAGCCTGGATGGAATAAATGTTGGACGCTTGCCAGAGTCTAAGCGGTCGCGCATTCGACTCGGACAGTTTGGTTATGTTTTTCAGGAATATGCCCTACTGCCAGAACTAACAGCGCTAGAAAACGTTTTTTTGCCGGCCAGGGCATTAGGGCGCTACAACAAGGACTACAAGGATAGAGCTATAACCCTAATGGACGCAGTCGATATGTTGGCTCGGCGGGATCATCGCCCCAAGCAACTTTCGGGGGGTGAACAGCAACGGATAGCAATAGCTCGGGCACTAATTAATAAGCCAGAAATTGTTTTTGCCGATGAGCCAACCGCAAATCTCGACTCGGCCTCAAGCTGGAAGGTGATGCAAACGCTCTACTGGTTGAACCGAGAGTACTCTACGACTGTTGTTTTTGTCAGTCACGATCCAGATGATGTCTTTTATGCAAATCGTGTGGTGCGCCTAGCAGACGGCCAGGTGATGAGAGTAGATACCCGATGA
- a CDS encoding RNA polymerase sigma factor: MQSGAINQKVTPALTSMNLSPEELLTLIAQAKSGDSLAFEKLYQHFYQPILRYILLRVGDRDDAEDLAQKTFIKFYKNLHNWRDQGYSPAAYLYTIARSVLADHFRGQKARKLENSEDILALLADRSQNLQKSVIESEEVHHILDAMQDLPDIDAEVLRLRFIEGLNNQEISQIIQKNQVATRKAVSRALQRLRNRIYKDEK, encoded by the coding sequence ATGCAATCTGGGGCAATTAACCAAAAGGTAACGCCAGCACTTACGTCTATGAATCTTAGCCCAGAAGAGCTATTAACCCTTATCGCGCAGGCCAAGTCTGGCGATAGTTTGGCTTTCGAGAAGCTGTATCAACATTTTTATCAGCCTATCTTACGATACATATTGTTAAGGGTAGGTGATCGTGACGATGCTGAGGATTTAGCTCAAAAAACATTCATTAAATTTTACAAAAATTTGCACAACTGGCGAGATCAGGGCTATAGCCCGGCGGCTTATTTATATACAATTGCCCGTAGCGTATTGGCTGATCATTTTCGTGGCCAAAAAGCCCGCAAGCTTGAGAATTCCGAGGACATCTTGGCTCTTCTGGCTGACAGGTCACAGAATTTACAAAAAAGCGTTATAGAATCAGAAGAAGTTCATCATATTTTAGACGCCATGCAGGACCTCCCAGATATAGATGCCGAAGTTTTGCGGTTGCGTTTTATTGAGGGGTTGAATAACCAAGAGATTTCACAGATTATTCAAAAAAACCAAGTCGCTACTCGCAAGGCAGTATCGCGCGCGCTGCAGCGCCTAAGAAATAGGATTTATAAAGATGAAAAATAA
- the nusG gene encoding transcription termination/antitermination protein NusG: protein MKKSDDLKNWYVIHTYSGYEDQVAEQLRQRIETMEMKDKIFDVVVPKENQIEIKNGKRRIVERKIFPGYILVHMTVTEDSWFVVRNTPNVTGFVGSGTTPSPLSEAEVASIQKRMGIEDPKYKIDFSLGELVSITDGPFKGFDATVNEIDEQKGKIKVLVNMFGRETPVELDSLQVKKV, encoded by the coding sequence ATGAAAAAATCAGACGATTTAAAAAACTGGTATGTAATCCATACCTACTCAGGCTATGAAGACCAAGTGGCCGAACAACTGCGTCAGCGAATCGAAACCATGGAGATGAAAGACAAGATCTTCGATGTCGTGGTGCCAAAAGAAAATCAGATAGAAATCAAGAATGGCAAACGCCGCATTGTAGAGCGCAAGATTTTTCCGGGCTACATATTGGTGCATATGACCGTTACCGAGGACAGCTGGTTTGTGGTTCGCAATACGCCAAATGTGACTGGTTTTGTCGGTTCGGGTACCACACCATCACCCTTGAGCGAAGCCGAGGTCGCCTCAATCCAAAAACGAATGGGCATCGAAGATCCAAAGTATAAGATTGACTTTAGCCTGGGTGAGTTGGTTAGTATTACCGATGGTCCGTTTAAGGGCTTCGACGCTACAGTAAACGAGATCGACGAGCAAAAGGGCAAGATCAAAGTGCTGGTAAACATGTTTGGTCGCGAAACCCCAGTAGAACTAGACAGCTTACAGGTTAAGAAGGTCTAG